The DNA sequence GCATACCTTTCACTGCATACTCCAACAATCTTCTAGAATCCTTTACCTTAACTTCGGCAACACTTGAAAATTTTTGTCCACCGGGATATCCTGTATGTCTTACATATTCTTTTTGATCTGTTTTATCTCCGGATAAAACAACTTTTCCTGCATTGATAACAACAATATTATCACCACAATCTGCATGTGGAGTAAAATTTGTTTTGTGTTTCCCTCGCAAAATTTTAGCTATTTTAGAAGCTAAACGACCTAATTTTTGTCCTTCTGCATCAATAAGTAACCACTCTTTATTTGCAGTCTCTTTATTTGCCGATATGGTTTTGTAACTTAGTGTATTCACTTTTCTTATTTTTCCTTTATTAAAAAATCGCCCTAAATAGGGTTGCAAATTTAAAAAATATTTTTAATTTAACAAATATCTCCTGAACATTTTATCGTTTTATTTAAGTTATTGTATATACCTCTAGATCAATGAGTCTTCAACTCCTCTAATTTTCCCGCTTTATAAAGTAAATATCTTAAAATTTTAATTATGTAAAATTCTGTTTTAATTTAAAATAATCTTAATTTTATTTTCTAACTTATTATAATGCACAAAAATAATTGTTATTTTTCAAGGTTGATTCTTTTCAATTTAAATTATTATTTATTACTCCTATTGTTTCATGAAATTTTACTGATTTGAAATTTCTAAAATTCAAAGATTATAATTCAATTTTATTTTTAAATAAAATAAATCTGTTATGAGATATTTTTCCCATAAATCTATTAATTTTACAAGCATTACATATAATTTCTATGAAAAAGCTTAGTTTTTTAATTTTATTAATTTTTACCGGTCTTTGCAATAGTCAAAATACCAGATGGAAAGATTATTTTTCTTATTTTAATATTAAAGCTATTCAAAAAGTTGACAATCTTATTTTCAGTGCAACTCAAAACGGTTTGTACTCTTATAATGAATCAACCGGGGAAATTAAGAAATTTTCAAAAGCTAATGGTCTTCACAAAGTTAATATTACTGCTTTCGCTTATAATTCCGATAATAAAGCTTTACTCGTTGGTTATAAATCCGGTAAATTGGACATAGTAAAGCAAGACATGATCCATTTAATTGTGGATATTCCTTTTGATCGAAATTATCAAGGAAATAAAAGAATTAATCATATATATACTGAAGGTGATTATGCGGTACTTTCCATGGACTTTGGAATTACTTTATTCGATTTAAAGAAGCTTGAATTTAAAGAAACTTGTTATTTTAAACAAGGTCTTAACTATTATAAAGTACAGGAAAGCGTAATTGTTAATAATAAAATATTTGCCGCTTCAACTAATGGGATTTATTCTCATCCTATAGATCATTTAATTCCAAATTTTACTGCTTGGAATCTTACCAATTCCGGAAATAATTTTAATCAAATAATTAAAAATAATACAACTTTACTTATAAGCTCCAACCAAACCATTTATAAAAGTGATGATGAAGGGATTAGTTGGCAAAATAAAGGCAATTACATTGATTTAAAAGATATTATTTCTATTGATGAGGGCTTTTTATTGATTCAAAAAAATAAATTGGTTGTATTAAATGAATCTTTTCAAGTTTTAAAATCTATGAAATTTTCAGATGA is a window from the Apibacter sp. B3706 genome containing:
- the rplM gene encoding 50S ribosomal protein L13 yields the protein MNTLSYKTISANKETANKEWLLIDAEGQKLGRLASKIAKILRGKHKTNFTPHADCGDNIVVINAGKVVLSGDKTDQKEYVRHTGYPGGQKFSSVAEVKVKDSRRLLEYAVKGMLPKNKLGRKVLKNLYLYEGVEHEQAAQQPKTFDINAFI